One segment of Tamlana crocina DNA contains the following:
- a CDS encoding alpha/beta hydrolase, whose amino-acid sequence MNNIKIVGFLINLLSYLSPSLSAKIAVKLFSTPRKAALTHEGSTYLKTATQTDLSFNNFKIQTYQWEGHGKTVLLVHGWDSNSFRWKDLIEFLKQDGYNIISIDAPAHGASGNNIFNAPLYSECINIALKTFKPEIVIGHSIGGTATAIALKNHNAPSVEQIVLLGAPSNLAISVGNYVNMMGYNKRVENAINQYYLKHFNQLPEFYNVENFFSNITPEGLIIHDKKDRIISFKEALDIHRVYKNSKLIKTKGLGHRLKSETVYQHILDFLNA is encoded by the coding sequence ATGAACAATATTAAAATAGTTGGTTTTTTAATAAATCTCCTGAGCTACCTATCGCCAAGTTTATCAGCTAAAATTGCAGTAAAATTATTTTCTACACCCCGAAAAGCAGCATTAACACACGAGGGAAGCACTTATTTAAAAACGGCTACGCAAACAGATTTATCTTTCAACAACTTCAAAATACAAACCTATCAATGGGAAGGCCATGGCAAAACGGTTCTATTGGTGCATGGCTGGGATAGTAATTCGTTTCGATGGAAAGACCTCATTGAGTTCTTAAAGCAGGACGGCTACAACATTATATCGATTGATGCCCCCGCGCATGGTGCTTCAGGCAACAATATTTTTAATGCCCCGCTGTATTCCGAGTGTATAAATATTGCTTTAAAAACGTTTAAGCCAGAAATTGTTATTGGGCATTCCATTGGTGGCACAGCAACGGCCATTGCGCTAAAAAATCATAATGCTCCTTCAGTTGAGCAAATCGTACTACTGGGAGCTCCTTCCAACTTGGCCATTTCGGTGGGCAATTATGTAAACATGATGGGTTACAACAAACGGGTTGAGAATGCGATTAACCAGTACTATCTGAAACATTTTAACCAACTGCCCGAATTCTATAATGTTGAAAATTTCTTTTCGAACATCACCCCCGAAGGCTTAATTATTCACGATAAAAAAGACCGCATCATTTCATTTAAAGAAGCCTTGGACATCCATCGGGTTTACAAAAATTCCAAACTCATTAAAACCAAAGGCTTGGGGCACCGACTAAAATCGGAAACGGTTTACCAACATATTTTAGACTTTTTAAACGCATAA